The following are encoded in a window of Ignicoccus islandicus DSM 13165 genomic DNA:
- a CDS encoding creatininase family protein, whose protein sequence is MKLYFLPIGSYEPHPTLPYDIDTRIARAFAEILAKEVGGTVLPPLSYSSSWEWEGSISLRIETISLLLRDLNSSIIRIGGRLIVINAHGGNVGLLDAIARQEGFYVIHFYKACGIKPGHSGEVECNVAKALGLIDRTCSKGSKWPREAIVKPRIELGSYDEEELEFHEVLSKIQRCAFKLANEISKLS, encoded by the coding sequence ATGAAACTGTATTTCCTACCAATAGGCTCCTACGAGCCGCATCCAACACTTCCCTATGATATAGATACAAGGATTGCTAGGGCCTTTGCCGAAATATTAGCTAAAGAGGTTGGAGGTACGGTTCTACCTCCCCTAAGCTATTCCTCAAGTTGGGAATGGGAGGGAAGTATTAGCTTAAGGATTGAAACCATTTCTTTATTACTGAGAGATTTAAATTCCTCAATAATTAGAATAGGTGGAAGATTAATAGTGATCAATGCACACGGAGGTAACGTTGGACTATTAGATGCAATAGCCCGACAAGAGGGTTTCTACGTAATCCATTTCTATAAAGCATGCGGAATAAAGCCCGGTCACTCGGGTGAAGTAGAATGCAACGTCGCGAAGGCTCTTGGCCTAATAGATAGGACGTGCAGTAAAGGATCCAAATGGCCCCGAGAAGCGATCGTGAAGCCGCGAATAGAACTAGGAAGCTACGATGAGGAGGAATTAGAGTTTCACGAGGTGTTAAGCAAGATTCAAAGGTGTGCTTTCAAACTCGCTAATGAGATCTCCAAGCTTTCCTAA
- a CDS encoding radical SAM/SPASM domain-containing protein: MIPVTTMVVGKGTVSTKIKGEYHRKKPSRFTEYFRPLVFWNITYQCNLKCLHCYIRAKAQRDPNELTTEEAVKLAREMVDMRIPLVILSGGEPLIRKDFWEIVEPMAKAQFPKLSLSTNGTLITKDVAQKLKDYDFSYVGISIDSIVPQYHDKFRGVPGAFEATLRGIKNSIEVGLDVGIRTTITKYNVNEVPDIVKWSADQGIKRVSFYLLDTIGRGEEIKDWLPTPEQLRWMADKLIELAREYADQLEILVVRGNFMGIYIASKLAKNEEEFKEYLNMLQAQGDCGRKSISIYPNGDVKPCQFIDWTTLGNVRNQSLREILRKDNPELQPFLNIAQYLKGKCGKCPFKEICGGGSRGRAWAITGDPWGEDPLCFIEPEELLKITTYGTAS; this comes from the coding sequence TTGATACCAGTCACAACGATGGTCGTAGGTAAAGGTACTGTTTCTACCAAGATAAAGGGGGAATACCATAGGAAGAAGCCATCTCGTTTCACTGAATACTTCAGACCACTAGTATTTTGGAATATTACCTACCAATGCAATCTCAAGTGTCTTCATTGCTATATAAGAGCGAAGGCCCAGAGGGATCCAAATGAACTAACTACGGAAGAGGCCGTTAAATTAGCTCGTGAAATGGTAGATATGAGGATACCCTTAGTTATCCTTTCAGGTGGCGAACCCCTCATCAGGAAGGACTTCTGGGAAATAGTAGAACCAATGGCAAAAGCACAGTTCCCTAAACTTTCCTTAAGTACGAATGGAACCCTAATAACTAAGGACGTAGCTCAGAAACTCAAAGATTACGATTTCAGTTACGTGGGAATTTCCATAGATTCAATAGTACCTCAATACCACGATAAGTTTAGAGGAGTTCCCGGTGCTTTCGAGGCGACTCTTAGGGGAATAAAGAACAGCATTGAAGTTGGCCTAGACGTTGGCATCAGGACAACCATTACGAAATATAACGTAAATGAAGTTCCAGATATAGTTAAGTGGAGCGCAGATCAAGGCATAAAGAGAGTCTCGTTCTACTTACTAGATACTATAGGAAGGGGAGAAGAGATAAAGGATTGGTTACCAACGCCCGAACAGTTGAGATGGATGGCTGATAAATTAATTGAGCTTGCAAGGGAGTACGCCGACCAACTAGAAATATTGGTCGTTCGAGGTAACTTCATGGGTATATACATCGCGAGTAAGCTAGCCAAGAACGAGGAGGAATTCAAGGAATACTTGAACATGCTACAAGCACAAGGAGATTGCGGGAGGAAAAGCATTAGCATCTATCCGAACGGGGACGTCAAACCTTGTCAGTTCATCGATTGGACAACGTTAGGAAACGTGAGGAATCAGAGCTTGAGAGAAATTCTTAGGAAGGACAACCCCGAACTCCAACCCTTCCTAAATATAGCCCAGTACTTAAAGGGTAAATGCGGCAAATGCCCGTTCAAGGAGATATGCGGCGGAGGTAGTAGAGGTAGAGCATGGGCGATTACTGGAGATCCTTGGGGCGAAGATCCTCTATGCTTTATAGAACCGGAGGAACTCTTGAAGATAACAACTTACGGAACAGCCTCCTAA
- a CDS encoding nucleoside-triphosphatase — MDCVSITGEPGSGKSTLIKEVIDILRSKGVKVCGIVCPEVRVNNKRIGFKVIDISTNKESWLAKVDGCDGPRVGRYRVCREAAELISNAFKSDCQVIAIDEIGPMELKLPGIREIFLNALKSGKPFIVVRHLKLRDEEILNILRECKEIFKEKWVQVDPMSLVNELVFENSSERPRSPTETLSRD, encoded by the coding sequence TTGGATTGCGTTTCAATAACAGGCGAACCTGGTTCCGGAAAGAGTACATTAATAAAGGAAGTAATTGACATCCTAAGGTCGAAGGGAGTAAAGGTCTGCGGAATAGTATGCCCCGAAGTTAGAGTGAACAATAAGAGGATAGGTTTCAAAGTAATCGATATTTCTACCAATAAGGAATCGTGGCTGGCTAAGGTAGATGGTTGCGATGGCCCTCGAGTAGGTAGGTATAGAGTGTGCCGGGAGGCAGCTGAACTCATTTCCAATGCCTTTAAGAGCGATTGCCAAGTAATTGCAATAGATGAAATAGGCCCTATGGAGCTTAAGCTTCCCGGAATTAGGGAGATTTTCTTGAACGCCTTGAAGTCCGGAAAACCCTTCATTGTGGTTAGGCATTTGAAGTTAAGGGACGAAGAGATATTGAATATATTAAGAGAATGTAAGGAAATATTCAAGGAGAAATGGGTACAAGTTGACCCCATGTCTTTAGTTAACGAACTGGTATTCGAAAATTCAAGCGAACGGCCCCGTTCGCCTACTGAAACGTTAAGCCGTGATTAA
- a CDS encoding succinate dehydrogenase/fumarate reductase iron-sulfur subunit: MPKVKLKVARRDPKRGSWWQEYEIDVDKYTSVAVALQRVREEIDPTLAYRPLCKMGVCGNCAVKINGQPKLACMTNALEAAEEGKGTIVVEPLDNMEVIRDLITDRREFEKRMVKVRPYLVPKEEALKSDKWTPISPSIQKVLWSSAQCIWCGICYSVCPVSYVDSQFVGPHALLKVFRFSHDPRDALDGKRIVLNEIDIWKCANCGYCTDTCPKNLKHEERYHVLRKEDSEMAMEEYAIKAIKHVKAVIESIAETGRADEVRIFTSTGLVEAGIDALPKLVRGGWKRPPYVPRGKVADWRLIEAFREAVGGI; the protein is encoded by the coding sequence TTGCCTAAGGTAAAACTAAAGGTAGCTAGAAGGGATCCCAAGAGAGGCTCTTGGTGGCAAGAGTACGAAATAGATGTCGACAAGTACACTTCCGTAGCTGTGGCCCTTCAAAGGGTTAGGGAGGAAATCGACCCTACATTGGCTTACAGGCCCCTTTGTAAAATGGGAGTTTGCGGTAACTGCGCAGTTAAGATAAACGGTCAACCGAAGTTAGCTTGCATGACCAATGCCCTAGAAGCTGCTGAAGAAGGTAAAGGCACAATAGTTGTAGAGCCCCTAGATAACATGGAAGTTATAAGGGACTTGATCACCGATAGAAGGGAATTCGAAAAGAGAATGGTGAAAGTCAGACCGTACCTTGTGCCTAAGGAGGAAGCGTTAAAGAGCGACAAGTGGACACCCATATCTCCTTCAATACAAAAGGTTCTATGGAGCTCTGCGCAATGCATATGGTGCGGAATATGCTATTCGGTCTGTCCGGTAAGTTACGTTGATTCTCAGTTCGTTGGACCTCACGCGCTGCTCAAGGTATTCAGGTTTTCTCACGATCCTAGAGATGCGCTAGACGGAAAACGAATAGTTTTAAACGAGATAGATATATGGAAGTGCGCTAACTGCGGTTACTGTACCGACACTTGTCCTAAGAACCTAAAGCACGAGGAAAGGTATCATGTATTAAGAAAGGAAGATTCGGAAATGGCTATGGAAGAATACGCAATAAAAGCCATCAAGCACGTGAAAGCGGTTATAGAGAGCATAGCAGAGACTGGGAGGGCCGATGAGGTAAGGATATTCACTTCTACTGGTTTAGTTGAAGCTGGAATAGATGCGCTACCGAAGTTAGTTAGGGGAGGATGGAAAAGGCCCCCTTACGTACCGAGGGGAAAGGTGGCTGATTGGAGACTAATAGAGGCGTTCCGAGAAGCAGTTGGGGGCATATGA
- the hisE gene encoding phosphoribosyl-ATP diphosphatase: MDVLDELWNVIKDRMANPKEGSYTSKLISKGKPYVARKVGEEAVEVIVAALYEGKDSLIYEAADLLYHLMVLLAVSGVEWKEVLRELEIRRGKK; this comes from the coding sequence TTGGACGTTTTAGATGAGCTATGGAACGTGATAAAGGACAGAATGGCGAACCCTAAGGAAGGCTCGTATACGTCTAAATTGATCTCCAAGGGGAAGCCCTACGTCGCAAGGAAGGTTGGTGAAGAGGCTGTTGAAGTAATAGTTGCTGCTCTCTATGAAGGCAAGGATTCGCTAATATACGAAGCTGCCGACTTACTCTATCATCTAATGGTTTTGCTCGCGGTAAGTGGAGTTGAATGGAAGGAAGTATTAAGGGAGTTAGAAATTAGAAGGGGGAAGAAGTAG
- the hisH gene encoding imidazole glycerol phosphate synthase subunit HisH, with product MLAAIVDYGIGNTFSIRNTLEKIGIRSVLTKDSETIKRADLVVLPGVGSHKAAMSNIERYGLLKYLTEPRNWILGICLGLQLLFERSEEGGLRGLGLVKGEVIRFRNVRKVPHMGWNEVEVKGGEFSELNGRNFYFAHSYYVPSPNPYEVGVTEYSGTRFVSILVKGNVIGTQFHPEKSSRNGKAFLTILRDIIRR from the coding sequence GTGCTTGCCGCAATAGTTGACTATGGTATAGGCAACACGTTCAGTATAAGGAACACTCTCGAGAAAATAGGTATTAGAAGCGTTCTTACGAAGGATTCGGAAACGATTAAGAGGGCGGACTTGGTCGTCTTGCCTGGCGTTGGATCACACAAGGCTGCAATGAGTAACATAGAGCGGTACGGTCTCTTGAAGTACCTCACGGAACCACGTAACTGGATTCTCGGAATATGTTTAGGCCTCCAGTTGTTATTTGAGAGAAGTGAGGAAGGCGGTTTAAGGGGACTAGGTCTCGTTAAGGGCGAAGTAATTAGGTTCAGGAACGTTAGAAAGGTACCCCATATGGGGTGGAACGAAGTCGAAGTAAAGGGAGGCGAGTTTTCCGAATTAAACGGTAGGAACTTCTACTTCGCCCATAGCTATTACGTACCGAGCCCCAATCCCTACGAAGTCGGCGTAACCGAATACTCGGGTACGCGGTTCGTATCAATATTAGTCAAAGGCAATGTTATAGGTACTCAATTTCACCCGGAGAAGAGCTCGAGGAACGGCAAGGCGTTCTTAACTATTTTAAGAGATATTATAAGACGTTAG
- a CDS encoding class II SORL domain-containing protein, which translates to MKKFGDLIYTPEQAPQEVISKAETHTPKIEAPDTVKAGEPFEVKVSVGPHVMEPQHYIGWIELYYYEEGRQYNPIFVGKAEFSTYTEPKATFTLKVQKSGVLYAISYCNLHGLWENRKEIKVE; encoded by the coding sequence ATGAAGAAGTTCGGTGACTTAATATACACTCCCGAACAAGCTCCCCAAGAAGTAATTAGTAAGGCAGAAACGCACACTCCGAAGATAGAGGCCCCTGATACCGTTAAGGCGGGCGAGCCGTTCGAGGTGAAGGTCTCAGTAGGTCCTCACGTCATGGAACCACAGCACTACATCGGATGGATAGAATTATACTACTATGAGGAGGGCCGCCAATACAACCCGATCTTCGTAGGTAAAGCGGAATTCAGTACTTACACTGAACCAAAGGCCACCTTCACGTTAAAGGTCCAAAAGAGCGGCGTGCTTTACGCAATTTCATACTGCAACCTACATGGTCTATGGGAAAACAGGAAGGAAATAAAGGTCGAGTAA
- a CDS encoding shikimate kinase, producing MRILIGGLNGTGKSSVCKALESKYGIKCAHVPPLCYVKDVFTPLSFEIYSLQRISSYVYLGEAIDESPLTIALYLKALPFYASEISTHEHLYDEMVSGIIQFSKELRREGAKFVWLTAPIHVILSRLRKSEECPPRGLWNSDPIELGALSSIERNFLEVIDDLIDLVIDTGKRTPEEVADEVMKVVDKD from the coding sequence ATGAGAATTCTAATTGGCGGTTTAAACGGAACTGGCAAGAGTTCCGTTTGTAAGGCGCTCGAGTCTAAATACGGCATCAAATGTGCCCACGTGCCCCCTCTGTGTTACGTGAAGGACGTCTTTACTCCCCTTTCGTTCGAAATATACTCTCTTCAGCGAATAAGTAGTTACGTGTACTTGGGAGAAGCAATAGACGAGTCTCCTCTAACTATAGCCCTTTACTTGAAGGCACTTCCTTTCTATGCTTCCGAAATTAGTACTCACGAACACTTGTACGACGAAATGGTTAGTGGTATAATCCAGTTCTCGAAAGAATTGAGGAGAGAGGGAGCGAAATTCGTCTGGCTTACCGCACCCATCCACGTAATACTTTCTAGGTTAAGGAAAAGCGAGGAATGTCCGCCTAGAGGACTCTGGAACTCGGACCCCATTGAATTAGGCGCTTTAAGTTCGATTGAAAGGAACTTCTTGGAGGTAATTGACGACCTTATAGACTTGGTAATAGATACGGGCAAGAGAACTCCTGAAGAAGTTGCCGATGAGGTGATGAAAGTTGTTGATAAGGATTGA
- a CDS encoding RNA-binding domain-containing protein, translating into MLIRIETEVRPTEDERKVLKALKRLFNAEFQLIERGEGWKSFVAECSDKSCLEPLRAAIIGKALSSTFKSMLRSLIRGSDFLIFKLNKQAAFAGVPSFAEEDVDSPMGPITVEVTGSKEELIELINWLVGEESGSDIQRDTNRRTEGEPLRS; encoded by the coding sequence TTGTTGATAAGGATTGAAACAGAAGTGAGACCGACGGAGGACGAGAGGAAGGTCTTGAAGGCTTTAAAGAGGCTCTTCAACGCGGAATTTCAATTAATTGAGAGAGGCGAGGGATGGAAAAGTTTCGTAGCTGAATGTAGTGACAAGAGTTGTTTAGAGCCACTGAGAGCGGCGATAATCGGGAAAGCTTTGTCATCCACCTTTAAGTCCATGCTCAGATCTCTAATAAGGGGTTCCGACTTCCTCATCTTTAAACTTAACAAACAAGCTGCCTTCGCCGGCGTTCCGAGTTTCGCGGAAGAGGACGTCGACTCTCCCATGGGACCTATTACGGTTGAGGTAACTGGTTCTAAGGAGGAATTAATTGAGCTGATCAATTGGCTGGTGGGTGAGGAAAGTGGTAGTGATATACAGCGTGATACTAATAGAAGGACGGAAGGTGAGCCACTGCGATCTTAA
- a CDS encoding carbon-nitrogen hydrolase family protein, translating into MSLERSLREVDGLKLALLQLPSRDSDTESNIELLKMMLRNVKADFYLTPEMFLTGFEIGEGNFTINGIWSEIRELSKGKAIGVGGLLEENGKLYNAYIIFKDKEVVHVRKKLMLFDLMNERDLFSVGNPPSVFELWDFKFSVIICYEVRFPELLYEPFRQGVEVILVPAAWPRSRVKVWKALVKARGYENLAYSIGINRWGEGKYGPFGGHSVVATPSGEAIELGEGIGILTIELSKDEISRAREFPSYKDRIALQTKINILPKGT; encoded by the coding sequence TTGTCCCTTGAGAGGAGCTTGCGGGAAGTAGACGGGTTGAAGTTAGCCCTTCTTCAACTCCCTTCTAGAGATAGTGATACGGAATCCAATATAGAACTACTTAAAATGATGCTGAGAAACGTAAAGGCAGACTTCTACTTAACTCCGGAAATGTTCCTAACGGGTTTCGAAATAGGTGAGGGCAACTTCACTATAAACGGCATTTGGTCTGAAATAAGGGAATTAAGTAAGGGGAAAGCGATAGGCGTTGGAGGACTGTTAGAGGAAAACGGGAAACTATACAATGCCTATATTATATTCAAAGATAAAGAAGTAGTTCACGTTAGAAAGAAGTTGATGTTGTTCGATTTGATGAACGAGCGAGACCTTTTCTCCGTTGGCAATCCACCGTCAGTTTTCGAGCTTTGGGACTTCAAGTTCTCTGTGATAATATGTTACGAGGTAAGGTTTCCGGAATTGCTATACGAACCCTTCCGGCAAGGAGTGGAAGTAATTCTGGTCCCAGCAGCGTGGCCGAGAAGTCGTGTGAAAGTATGGAAGGCCTTAGTAAAAGCTAGAGGTTACGAGAACTTAGCTTATTCCATAGGAATTAATAGATGGGGAGAGGGTAAATACGGACCGTTCGGTGGTCACAGCGTCGTAGCCACTCCTAGTGGGGAAGCTATAGAGCTTGGAGAAGGGATAGGTATTCTAACCATTGAGTTATCCAAAGACGAAATTTCGAGAGCTAGAGAATTCCCTTCCTATAAGGACAGAATCGCGTTACAAACTAAAATTAATATATTACCGAAAGGAACATAA
- a CDS encoding CDP-2,3-bis-(O-geranylgeranyl)-sn-glycerol synthase: MGELLDELLQIALMYLPAMVSNASPVFLKRGTPIDFGRNFVDGKRILGDGKTWEGFLLGMWFGITVATSLWVGTEDFRYFLYGSMGSLGALLGDMFFSFIKRRIGLPRGAPFPLGDQLDFFLGATALMVASGWRPQAFPWLVMAFVIVMLHVMTNRIAYWLGLKDVPW, from the coding sequence TTGGGTGAACTGCTAGACGAGCTGCTGCAAATAGCGCTGATGTACTTACCAGCAATGGTCAGTAACGCCTCACCAGTTTTCCTCAAAAGGGGTACACCTATTGACTTCGGAAGGAACTTCGTTGATGGTAAGAGAATACTTGGGGATGGAAAGACGTGGGAAGGTTTCCTACTAGGAATGTGGTTCGGAATTACAGTTGCAACTAGCTTATGGGTGGGAACGGAAGACTTCAGATACTTCCTCTACGGATCTATGGGTTCGCTAGGAGCCCTTTTGGGAGACATGTTCTTCTCATTTATAAAGAGAAGGATAGGGTTGCCCCGAGGTGCCCCCTTCCCCTTGGGAGACCAGTTGGACTTCTTCTTGGGCGCCACAGCGTTAATGGTTGCTAGCGGTTGGAGACCCCAAGCGTTCCCATGGTTGGTAATGGCCTTTGTAATAGTTATGTTGCATGTTATGACGAACAGGATCGCGTATTGGTTGGGACTGAAAGACGTGCCTTGGTAA
- a CDS encoding AAA family ATPase has product MSSRESSKGTPFPSKGHVALYGPAGVGKTSLVLHMINNVYCGSSLYILTEDPANLERLKCDESEVLKADDFKELLFYLIKNFDKYDFIAIDSVSHVLRTLPPELGVKVAMTVSWLMRKGSNKGLRVSVHQVSFEGEMSYGNFVEPWADCIGKIEKEGGYRLLELQCNGNIELVCFEISSGGVSWVNC; this is encoded by the coding sequence ATGAGCTCGAGAGAAAGCTCAAAGGGTACGCCTTTTCCCAGTAAAGGTCACGTAGCCCTTTACGGGCCTGCGGGAGTTGGTAAAACGAGTTTAGTTCTTCACATGATAAACAACGTTTACTGCGGATCATCCTTATACATTCTAACGGAAGACCCTGCTAATTTAGAGAGATTGAAGTGTGATGAAAGCGAAGTATTGAAGGCTGATGACTTCAAGGAACTCCTATTTTACCTAATTAAGAACTTCGATAAGTACGATTTCATAGCGATCGATAGCGTAAGTCACGTATTAAGGACGTTGCCTCCAGAGCTTGGAGTTAAAGTGGCGATGACTGTTTCGTGGCTGATGAGGAAAGGGTCGAACAAGGGCTTAAGGGTGTCGGTCCACCAAGTTAGTTTCGAAGGAGAAATGAGTTACGGGAACTTCGTTGAACCTTGGGCTGACTGTATTGGTAAAATAGAGAAGGAAGGAGGGTACAGACTTTTAGAATTACAATGCAACGGAAACATTGAACTGGTCTGCTTCGAGATAAGCTCGGGTGGGGTTAGTTGGGTGAACTGCTAG
- a CDS encoding DUF402 domain-containing protein, producing MSIRVRVRGIYATSIAKILLDKGFELSDVSDKLKERLGGYEGSPEPPHVTVKTSDASPHHLIVNGFYEESKDVFEALEEIITTSPRYIARPNLHAAYKVAVDENCLTEVEGINARVRTENCYSGRVLLAEVVKSKVLPKDEVLMEEGVRVQGFYSELMWGKRPGVSFSKHIPDSLKPDLMMVARDLVQLGFRVHWRSSARKASLTDLRLELEELRSKLEEVLERAKDAKVGELIYKGEFLGLYNLILEDKFKLDEIRRKVLPTMPFHHSLKAEKSLTTAVDLGDKLSRDWNEDTVKVKEFVLEKAAECRSFVIEHEKLNGDVIRLGPFKIMMIDNDKLVLYREIRTEGKYDGLNVRKEKGDRVITILEPGSNYVIHAYFSPNWELKGMYLNLNSGVEVLGCKARYVDLEVDLVRDFLVRIVDEKELEKYSEHLPLNLKELVERLKDELVKVLSSDELERKLKGYAFSQ from the coding sequence ATGAGCATTAGAGTCAGGGTAAGAGGCATTTACGCCACCTCCATAGCGAAAATTCTTTTAGATAAAGGATTCGAGCTTTCTGACGTTAGTGATAAATTAAAGGAAAGGCTCGGAGGCTACGAAGGCTCTCCCGAGCCCCCTCACGTAACAGTTAAGACGTCCGACGCTTCTCCCCATCACCTAATAGTTAACGGATTCTACGAAGAGTCCAAAGACGTCTTCGAGGCCTTGGAGGAAATCATAACTACGTCTCCTAGATATATAGCAAGACCTAACTTACATGCTGCTTACAAGGTCGCAGTGGATGAGAACTGTTTGACGGAAGTAGAAGGCATCAACGCAAGGGTAAGAACGGAGAACTGTTACAGCGGACGCGTTCTACTCGCGGAAGTAGTTAAGAGTAAGGTCCTACCAAAAGACGAAGTCTTAATGGAAGAAGGAGTAAGGGTTCAAGGGTTTTATTCAGAACTGATGTGGGGCAAAAGGCCTGGAGTCAGCTTCTCTAAGCATATTCCTGACTCGTTAAAGCCAGATTTAATGATGGTCGCTAGGGATCTGGTTCAACTCGGCTTTAGGGTTCACTGGAGATCCTCCGCGAGAAAGGCCTCCCTTACTGACCTGAGATTGGAATTAGAGGAGCTGAGATCTAAACTAGAGGAAGTTCTAGAGAGAGCCAAAGACGCAAAGGTAGGTGAACTCATATACAAGGGCGAGTTCTTGGGGCTTTATAACTTAATTCTTGAGGATAAGTTCAAGCTGGACGAGATAAGGAGGAAGGTTCTTCCTACAATGCCGTTTCATCACTCACTCAAAGCAGAGAAGAGCCTAACTACGGCCGTAGACCTTGGTGACAAGCTTTCAAGGGACTGGAACGAGGATACCGTAAAAGTAAAGGAATTCGTCTTGGAAAAGGCAGCCGAATGCAGAAGCTTTGTAATAGAACATGAGAAGCTGAATGGGGACGTCATTAGGTTAGGACCATTTAAAATCATGATGATTGATAACGATAAATTAGTTCTATATAGAGAAATTAGGACCGAAGGTAAGTACGATGGACTTAACGTTAGAAAGGAAAAAGGCGATAGAGTAATAACTATATTAGAGCCAGGCTCGAACTACGTTATTCACGCCTACTTTAGTCCTAACTGGGAATTGAAGGGAATGTACCTTAACTTAAACAGCGGGGTGGAAGTGTTGGGATGTAAGGCCAGGTACGTGGATTTAGAAGTAGATTTAGTGAGAGACTTCCTCGTTAGGATAGTTGACGAAAAGGAGTTGGAAAAGTATTCTGAACACTTACCTCTTAACTTGAAAGAGCTAGTGGAAAGACTGAAGGACGAATTAGTAAAGGTGCTCTCCAGCGATGAGCTCGAGAGAAAGCTCAAAGGGTACGCCTTTTCCCAGTAA
- a CDS encoding UPF0147 family protein — MASTYDNEAKIRQALTMLMRIINDPSVPRNIRRVCIEAVRHLEDERLSPGVRAANAISALDEIAQDPNMPIHTRITIWNIMTLLETVKD, encoded by the coding sequence GTGGCCAGTACGTACGACAACGAAGCGAAAATTAGACAAGCCTTAACTATGCTGATGAGAATAATAAACGACCCCTCCGTTCCAAGAAACATAAGGAGGGTGTGTATCGAAGCAGTAAGGCACCTAGAAGACGAGAGATTGAGCCCCGGAGTCAGGGCAGCCAATGCAATAAGCGCACTAGACGAGATAGCGCAAGACCCGAATATGCCAATTCACACCAGAATAACCATATGGAATATAATGACCCTCTTGGAGACGGTTAAGGATTAG
- a CDS encoding PadR family transcriptional regulator: MRKLFEVTVDVGERKVKMNPLKIYIIKSVNEKPKNGYDILREIKNKSNGRWVPPKSTIYPTLKKMVDEGLMTVDDNGVYKITDVGRQILEKLTNDDKIIDDLLENLRAIEILLQEVKVGNNGS, from the coding sequence GTGAGAAAGCTCTTCGAAGTAACTGTAGATGTAGGTGAAAGGAAGGTCAAAATGAATCCCTTAAAAATATATATTATAAAGTCTGTAAACGAAAAGCCTAAGAACGGATACGATATTCTAAGGGAAATAAAGAACAAGAGCAATGGTAGGTGGGTGCCCCCAAAGAGCACTATCTATCCAACCTTAAAGAAAATGGTAGATGAAGGCTTAATGACTGTAGACGACAACGGCGTCTACAAAATTACCGATGTAGGGAGACAAATACTCGAGAAGCTCACGAACGACGATAAAATAATAGACGATCTCTTGGAGAACTTAAGGGCAATAGAAATTCTTCTTCAAGAGGTTAAAGTCGGAAATAACGGATCTTAA
- a CDS encoding HAD family hydrolase: MAALLDLEGTLLDYEFWEELSRRHEKGEVLRDLLERGLSGQPWFESFIERVKAIIGTPKSLIEEVSSLALSKIKPEARELVTVLKKLGFTTIVVSGGFEEFVSPISNELGVDDFVSQKFLYHEGKVVGVYTAFKDKGEVVDKIKPWFDVIISIGDGYNDAWMLRKSDLGIVIGKRKDLSREVNALHYDSLRGLVEDIKKGGLVAQKLERFIKI, encoded by the coding sequence ATGGCTGCTTTACTAGACCTCGAAGGAACCTTATTGGACTACGAGTTCTGGGAAGAGCTATCGAGACGCCACGAAAAGGGGGAGGTTCTAAGAGACCTACTAGAAAGAGGACTGAGCGGCCAACCTTGGTTCGAAAGCTTTATTGAAAGGGTTAAGGCAATAATAGGTACTCCTAAGAGCCTAATAGAGGAAGTGTCTTCCTTAGCTCTATCCAAGATAAAGCCTGAAGCGCGGGAACTGGTTACCGTCTTAAAGAAACTCGGTTTTACGACCATAGTTGTTTCGGGAGGCTTCGAAGAGTTCGTATCGCCAATATCTAACGAACTAGGGGTTGATGACTTCGTTTCCCAGAAATTCCTTTATCACGAAGGAAAGGTAGTAGGCGTTTACACAGCGTTTAAAGACAAGGGCGAAGTAGTGGACAAAATAAAACCTTGGTTCGATGTAATAATCTCAATTGGTGATGGGTATAACGATGCATGGATGCTAAGGAAATCGGATTTAGGAATAGTTATAGGAAAGAGGAAGGATTTATCTAGAGAAGTTAACGCTCTACATTACGATTCCCTTAGAGGGTTGGTTGAAGATATCAAGAAGGGAGGATTGGTCGCACAGAAGTTAGAGAGATTTATAAAGATATAA